The sequence GCTTACACCTTTTGGTATCTGGGCGTGGATGCCCGCCCGGATATGCGTTTAATACGCCATCACCGCTAAAGTGTTGCTTGGGACGCAATAACTTTCAGGACGAGACACCAAACAAAAAAGCCCTGCTGGGTTATAGGCAGGGCTTCTAAAATAGCAGGTTAAATCATTGATAAAGTATGTCGTTATAAATATAGCCAGGGCCTACTCCAATAAAGAGCCACACTCCCAAACAATCATGGCTCAAACCATAATCTGTTCCCCACGTTCCAAAAAAAGTAGTTACTGGTCCGTTATCATCTTCAAGGTACGTGACATTTCCTGCACTATCTCCATAAACATAATAATTTTGACCTGTAGGGGCATAATAAAACTCACCGATGAATGGATCAGTCTGTTTTTTTAACTCTTTGATTTGGAAATTTTTTGCCAGAACATAGTCCGACTTGAATGAGGATAGTGGCAATATAAAAAACACCACCATTACACTTAATAGTACTTTTTTCATAATTTATTGGATAAAGTTTATTAGTTAGATTGATTTGATCAAAAACCTTATTCAAATATAATAAAACATTTATATTTTAAAGTGTTATAAATGAATCATATAAACTACGATATAGTTACCGTTTAAACAGTTGTACCGCAGTTGTCATTCACTACACCTAATGCTGTTGAAGTAATAGCCCACAGGTCTCACTCACCGCTGGCTTACTTCACTATGTAAGTAAACGTTTTCCTCACCAGCCCGCCCTTGGTATCCATGCCTTCCAACGTAACCCGATAGCTACCTGTTCCGTCAGCATTGTAAAACGATATATTGGCTTTGCCGTCGGCCCCGGTAACCACATCGGGGTTCCAGTAAATGGTGGAGCGGAGATCAGCTTTGTTAGTTTGATCGTTTGGCGTATCGTAATTGGGCGAGTAGAACTCTTTCACCGTCGAATACCCCTGCGAAAGATTATGGTTGATATTAAAAACAAGGTTAGGCGCGTCATTTTCGCCGCCGCGCTTGGTGGTGATGATAATAACACCTTTATTGCCGGCTTCACCGTAAATTGTTTTACCTAAACCCGTTAATACTTCAACACCTGTCAGGTCTTGCGGATTAAGGGCTTTAAGCACAGGAGGGGCGGACAGCGCGTCTAATTGTGCCCCGTCTATCACAATCAACATACTTCGTCTTTTTTCGTCGGTACGCGAAAAAGATGTGCCGCTTGCCCGTACCGAATATATATCGATCCCGGTTTTGCCTTCAACAATATCAATACCGGGTATACGGCGCATGGCGTCCGAAAAATAAGTTTCCTTTTCCAGTTGCTCTTGTTTAAGTACATAATCGGCCGAGCCCGGATCAAGATTGGCGGAATTCGGTATCATTTTGGCCTTTACAAACTTATCACGGTCGCGTAAGCCTTTAACTGCCACTTCCTTTAGTAGGGTGTTGCCCTTTGTAAGCCCCAATTTATTAAGTTCGGCAAATTGCCCGCGGGTTTGCTTCAGGTAATTATCAAGCGCGAGGCCGGTGTTGTTAATTTGCATATTTCCATTGGCTTGCAGCCTGGCAAACCTTGGCTTAGGGTCTATCACCGTTTTTACCTGTGTGCCATTGTTGGCTTTTGTAGCTTTCACCACCACTTTAGCAGTATCGGCCAGGTACAGGTTGTTAAAAACAAAATGCCCCTTCTCATCAGCAACGGTATCTAAAATAAGCGGGCCATCGGCCGATTTGGCAAATAGCATCACCTTGCCGTTAGGCACCGGTTTATTTCCCAGCGTAAGGATCCTGCCGCTTACTGTAAGGCTTTGCTCGTGCGGGTATTTAATGGTTGGGAATTTATTGGCTTGCAGATCGGCCCAGCTAAAACGCCGCCAGCCCTGGGTTAATAACAGCTGATCCAGGTGCTTCAGCCTGTCGGGGTTTGCCGGGTTAAAGTAATACCCCGGCTGCTCTATATGTCCTTTAATGTCTGATGTTAGCAGCAAGTTTGTCAGGATAGAGTTACCGCTGTCCTCATCGGTTATCACCTTGCCCGCATCGGTTACCGCGACAGAGAAACTACCTGTTACCGGTTCGTCTAAAGCGTTTTTTACGGCAATGTCTAAAGCTACTTTGCCGCGTTTGGCATATTCAGCCTTGTCTGCCTTGATATCGGCATTTATGGTGCTGCCATGATCTATAAAAACCAGCCGTTCGGCAACCGGTAAATAATCGGGCGAGAAAAGGGTAAACTGCACGATACCTGTCCGGAAATTTTTAGCGGAGACATAACTGGTGTTAGATGCCTTATCCAGTTTTACCTTAGCTGCAAACTGTACCACGCCATTGCACTGAGCTATCACCACCGCTTCCCGGCTGTTAAGCAGATCGGGACTGGCGGATACCCTTATGGAGAGACTGTCCTTACCGGTATGATTGACATTTAATACGTATCCGCTTGCTTCGGCCGTAGGAAGGGGATAACGCTTTTCAACACCATCGGCATGTTTAATTACAGCCGCATAATTTTTACCTACAGCGGGCGCCAGGGCAAAAATACCCATACCCGCATGTCCCGATTTAAATTCGGCTACATGCTCGCTGCTCCCGTCTGCAATTACATAGCCCGAAACATCTTCGCCAAAACCATCGGGCTTTAGGGCTTTAAAGCCTATTTTGGTGCGAATGCCGGTAACCAAATGCCCGCCCTCGGCAAAAAATTGTATATCGGCAGCTGATACCGGCTTTCTGTTATTATCTAAACTGCTGCTCCCCGTGCTTTTCAGCGCGTTTACAATAGAGATATGCTGGGTGAAAAAATATTCGCTGCTAAAATTGGCCATCCATTTGGTGTACGCGCAAATGCGGTAATTACCGGCACTGAGCAGCGAATCGCTCAGGTACATATTGCCGCGCGCCAGGCCATTCTCTACCGGTAGCAGTAATGTTTGGCGCACCGAATCGCGACTGTCGATCAGATCGACATATAATATTTTGCTTTGGACGGACAGGTAATTTTGGCGTGCGTCAACAATATAAGCTTTAAACCACATATCCTCGCCTATGCTGTAGTATGGTTTATCCAGTTGCAGGTGGATCTTTTCCTGCGGATAATCGGCAGCCCGCTTTTCTATCTTTGCCAGCAACGCGTCTAACAGATCATCGGCCGGGCTAAATGCCGATAAAATAACTATCGATAAAGCGGTCAGCAACTTAACGCAGATGGTAAAGGTTTTCATGGTAGTTAAATCTACAAAAAAAATATTGAGGATTTTTTACCGGCGTATACTTGCCCCAAAATTAGTTGTTGAATATAAATTATTCATTCGCGCAGCATTGGCAGGCCACTAACAGCCAGTTTTGTGGTGGCATAAGGGCCTTTTCGTATCTCACTTCACCACATAAGTAAATGTTTTGCGTAACAAGCCGCCTTTAGTATCCATCCCTTCTATGGTAACCTTATAAGTACCTGTACCATCGGCATTGTAGAACGAAAAATTGGCTTTGCCATCGGATCCGGTAACCACATCGGGGTTCCAGTAGATGGTGCTGCGCAAATCGGCCATTTTGGTTTGGTTGGGGGTATCGTAGGCGGGGGAGTAGAATTGTTTAACTGCTGCGTAGCCCTGTGGGGTGTAGTGGGCAATGTTGAAAATATTGGGTGGAGAGTCGTTCTCGCCACCGCGTTTGGTGGTGATGATAATAACTCCACTGCTGCCTTCTGAACCATATATTGCTCTGGATGCCCCGACGAGCACTTCTATACCAGCCAGATCAAAAGGGTTGATGGAACTCATTACTCCCGCTGGGATTCGAGCTCCGTCAAGAATTATCGCCATTGGTTTCGCTCCACCTAACGAAGATGCACGCGTAGAATATATCCCATTTTTTTTGACTTCGAGACCCGGAATGGTTGCTAATGCGTCTGTTAAATAAGTTTCTTGCTCCAGTTTATCTTGTTTGATCACATAATCCGCATTTCCCGGATCGAGGTTTGAGGAGTGCGGAATCATTTTTGCCATCGTAAATTTGTCTCTTTCCCTCACGGCTTTAATATTTACCTCTTTTAGCGCGATGGCGTTTTTTATCAGCCCCAATTTAGACATTTCGGTAAATTGATTGCGGGTTTGTTGCAAGTAGTTATCCAATCCTGTGCTATTTATATAAAGAGCGCTATAATTCCCGGCATAATTTAAACGCGGTTTCCGGTCGATAACTGTTTTTACCTGGGTGCCATTGTTGGCCCTGGTGGCCTTTACCATTACCTTAGTGCTGTCAGCAATATCCAGCCCTGTAAAAGCAAAATGGCCCTGGTCATCAGCTACCGTATTCAGCATAATAAGACCACCGCCAGAACGCGCAATTAAGTTTACTTTGGCCTTGGGAACAGGTTTGTTACCGAGGGTAAGCACACTTCCGGTAACCGCCAGGCTTTGTTCAGGCTGATATTTAATTGCGGGGTATTTATCAGTCAGCAGATCGGCCCAGCTAAACCGTCGCCAGCCTTGGGTTAATAACAACAGGTCAAGATATTTTGACCTGTCGGGATTTTGCAGGTTAAAATAATAGTTGGGCTGTTCGATATAGCCTTTGATATCCGAAGTTAAAAGCAGGTTGGATAGAATGGTAGTTTCGTTATTCTCGTCCGTACTAACTTTGCCTTCATCGGTTACCGCTACCGAAAAGCTGCCTATAACCGCTTCCTCATAAACATTAGTTACATCCAAACCGATGTTTACCTTGCCTCGTTTAGGATATTCGGGCTTATCGGTCTTGACGTCGGCACTTAGCTGATCATTGTGCTGCACAAACACCAGTCTTTCCGCTACGGGTTTCATCTCTGGGCTAAACAAGGTAAACTGTACGATACCCGTAGGGAATTTTTTAGTGGAGATATAGCTAAGGTTGCCTGTGTTATCCAACTTCGGTTTGGCCGCCAATTTCACTATGCCATTGCACTGGGCGATCAGGATAGCTTCTTTATCGGCAATCAAGCCTGTACTGGTTGATATTTTTACCGAAAGGCTATCCGCCCCCACATGGTTCATGTTCAGCACATAACCACTTTCATCGGCTTTTGGTAGTGGATAACGCTTTTCAGAACCATCTGCATGTTTAATAATAGCGTTATAGGATTTACCGGTAACAGGCATCAGGGCGAACACGCCCATACCAGCATGTTCGGATTTAAAGTCGGCCACATGCCCGGTGCTACCTTCTTCAACAATATATCCGCTGATATCTTCGCCCAAACCATCGGGCTTTAAAGCTTTGAACCCAATTTTAGTGCGGATGCCTGAAACTAAATGCCCACCTTCGGGGAAGAACTGCACATCGGCAACGGTAGCCAAATTTTTGTTGTTTATGCGTTTCTCAGAAGCGCTATTGACCACTCCTTTCAGTGCGTTCACAATAGATATGTCTTTCCTGAAAAAATACTCGCTGCCGAAGTTCTGCATCCATTTGGTATAGGCGCAAATGTGATATTTACCCGCCGAAAGCAGCGAATCGTTTAAATGCACATTGCCGCTGGCAGTGCCGTTCATTAGCGGCAGTAACAGCGTTTGTTTTACACTGTCGCGATCATCCAGCAGATCTATGTATAATATCTTGCTCCGGTCGGATAACATATTGCCTGCCGCATCTACTACGTAGGCTTTAAACCACATATCCTCGCCTATGCTATAATAGGGTTTATCTAAATGCAGGTGGATCTTTTCCTGCGGATAATCGGCAGCCCGCTTTTCTATTTTTGCCAGCAACGCGTCTAACAGATCATCGGCCGGGCTAAATGCCAATAAAATAACTATTGATAAAGCGGTCAGTAACTTAACGCAGATGGTAAAGGTTTTCATGGTAGTTAAATCTACAAAAATTGTCATGATTTACTAATGCGCATTCCCCCAAAAAAACGGTGTGCTTGTTATTTTTTGTTTCAAGTAAATAAAACTTAATTTTTTACTAAAAATATTAGTAAGTTTATATATTTGTTGCAGAATTCATCCACCAACGATGGCGACAAAAACATACCTCTGCACGGAAGCAAAAGCGTGGCTAAAGCGCAAAGCCGGCCCCGATGAAGTGATAAAAGTGATACCCGATGTGATAAACGGCAGCAACGGCCTTTGCTACCACCTGTACACCGCTTTTGAAGACAACCCCGACTACCTTGGCCGCGTGTTGTTCGACACGCAGGGTTACTGGATCTACGATGGCAACGACCTTAGCATTACCGAGCAGGAGCAGGTGGCCCGCTTCATTATCAACTATGTGGAGGTGTTGTAGTTAAACAATAATATGAGATGATCTGAGCACATAGAAAGCCGGGGCGAGGACCTGTTTACTTGTTGACTCACCCGGTCAGCGCTTCGCTGTACCACCCTCTCTCCGCTACGCGGAAAGAGGGAAGCAGTAATGAAGAATGTGTAATGGAGTAAACATAAATTTTTCTACCTTCAACTGATATATGATCAGGAAGATATTTGGCGTAATTGCCGGCTATTTGATATTTGCGGTTTCGGCGGTGGTGCTTTTCCATTCAGCCGGGCTCGATCCGCATAAACCGCAATCCACCGGATTTGAACTGCTGACCGGCGTTTACGGTCTTTTCTTTTCTGTATTAGCCGGGATAGTGCTGCAATCCATAGCCCATACCCGCAGCCTTACGGTAAATTATGTGTTAGCGGGTATGATGGCGGGCTTCGCGGCATTATCTATGCTGATGTCGGGCGGCAGCCATTGGACACAGTGGATGGCAATACTCATCTTCGCGCCGGCATCATTAGTGGGCGGTTGGTTTTACCTGCGCCGCAGGGAATTTTAAGTTAACTTAAACGCCGTACACGCCGACTAAGTTTTGGATAGCCCGATTATTTTTGCTATATTGTATAGTCCTAAATGCCCGTTGGGCTTAAAAACCACCCCGATTGTTATTTTATTGTACTATCCTGCAAACCAATTTTTAAAAATCGATTAAAAAACAATAGCTTTTTTATGGAAAATGAGCGGAATAGACTCCTTTTTAGGCCGATGCATTAGTCGATTAATAAGTGAGATTTAGACATAGCCATTAAAATTAAGTTCAATAAATCGTTCTTTGGTATCCTAAACGCTCATCAAACCGGGAAGAAAGTACCTATAAAAGAAAGTCTTTTTAAAAACTTGTTTTAAAAGGACTTCATGATAAGATTCTACAATTGGCTATACCAGGCCCAAGGCCTTACTGGTGCGGTTACGTACTTCGGCGCTCAAAACGGCATCCTTAGCTAAAGATTGACCATAAGATGGGATCATCTCTTTTAGCTTAGCCTGCCACTCAGCTGTTTTAACCTGCGCTTTAAAGCAACGCTCTATTAATTGTATCATGATAGGAACCGAGGTTGACGCGCCCGGCGAAGCACCCAGCAGTGCGGCTATACTGCCATCAGCAGCGGTAACCACTTCGGTGCCAAACTCCAGTACGCCACCGCGCTTCGGGTCTTTTTTGATCACCTGCACACGCTGGCCGGCTATCTCCAGTTCCCAGTCTTCCTTTTTAGCTTCGGGATAATAATCACGCAGCGATTTCACCCGGTCATCCTGCGATTGCATTACCTCACTGATCAGGTATTTGGTCAACGGGATATTATCTATACCGGCGGCCATTAGCGGGCGGATATTGTTTAGTTTGATCGACCCGAACAGGTCCCACAGCGAACCACGCTTCAGGAAGCGGGTGCTGAAGCCCGCATAGGGCCCAAATAGCAGCGAACGCTTGCCATTGATAACCCGTGTATCCAAATGCGGTACCGACATTGGCGGCGAGCCTACCGATGCCTTACCATAAACTTTAGCCTGGTGGCGTTTAATAATATCGGGGTTGTTGCAAACTAACCACTGCCCGCTCACCGGGAAACCGCCAAAGCCCTTGCTTTCTGGTATGCCTGATTTTTGCAGCAGGGGCAAAGCGCCACCGCCGGCGCCAACAAACACAAATTTGGCGTTCACCTTGCGGCTGCCCCCGTTTACTTTATCTTTTATAGTTACCTGCCAGTCGCCGTTTTTGCTGCGTTTAATATTGGTAACATCATGACTTAGGTGCACATTAAAACCCGATTTGGTTTTAGCCACCCCGATCAGGTCCTTGGTCAGC comes from Mucilaginibacter mali and encodes:
- a CDS encoding TonB-dependent receptor plug domain-containing protein produces the protein MKTFTICVKLLTALSIVILSAFSPADDLLDALLAKIEKRAADYPQEKIHLQLDKPYYSIGEDMWFKAYIVDARQNYLSVQSKILYVDLIDSRDSVRQTLLLPVENGLARGNMYLSDSLLSAGNYRICAYTKWMANFSSEYFFTQHISIVNALKSTGSSSLDNNRKPVSAADIQFFAEGGHLVTGIRTKIGFKALKPDGFGEDVSGYVIADGSSEHVAEFKSGHAGMGIFALAPAVGKNYAAVIKHADGVEKRYPLPTAEASGYVLNVNHTGKDSLSIRVSASPDLLNSREAVVIAQCNGVVQFAAKVKLDKASNTSYVSAKNFRTGIVQFTLFSPDYLPVAERLVFIDHGSTINADIKADKAEYAKRGKVALDIAVKNALDEPVTGSFSVAVTDAGKVITDEDSGNSILTNLLLTSDIKGHIEQPGYYFNPANPDRLKHLDQLLLTQGWRRFSWADLQANKFPTIKYPHEQSLTVSGRILTLGNKPVPNGKVMLFAKSADGPLILDTVADEKGHFVFNNLYLADTAKVVVKATKANNGTQVKTVIDPKPRFARLQANGNMQINNTGLALDNYLKQTRGQFAELNKLGLTKGNTLLKEVAVKGLRDRDKFVKAKMIPNSANLDPGSADYVLKQEQLEKETYFSDAMRRIPGIDIVEGKTGIDIYSVRASGTSFSRTDEKRRSMLIVIDGAQLDALSAPPVLKALNPQDLTGVEVLTGLGKTIYGEAGNKGVIIITTKRGGENDAPNLVFNINHNLSQGYSTVKEFYSPNYDTPNDQTNKADLRSTIYWNPDVVTGADGKANISFYNADGTGSYRVTLEGMDTKGGLVRKTFTYIVK
- a CDS encoding carboxypeptidase-like regulatory domain-containing protein; amino-acid sequence: MKTFTICVKLLTALSIVILLAFSPADDLLDALLAKIEKRAADYPQEKIHLHLDKPYYSIGEDMWFKAYVVDAAGNMLSDRSKILYIDLLDDRDSVKQTLLLPLMNGTASGNVHLNDSLLSAGKYHICAYTKWMQNFGSEYFFRKDISIVNALKGVVNSASEKRINNKNLATVADVQFFPEGGHLVSGIRTKIGFKALKPDGLGEDISGYIVEEGSTGHVADFKSEHAGMGVFALMPVTGKSYNAIIKHADGSEKRYPLPKADESGYVLNMNHVGADSLSVKISTSTGLIADKEAILIAQCNGIVKLAAKPKLDNTGNLSYISTKKFPTGIVQFTLFSPEMKPVAERLVFVQHNDQLSADVKTDKPEYPKRGKVNIGLDVTNVYEEAVIGSFSVAVTDEGKVSTDENNETTILSNLLLTSDIKGYIEQPNYYFNLQNPDRSKYLDLLLLTQGWRRFSWADLLTDKYPAIKYQPEQSLAVTGSVLTLGNKPVPKAKVNLIARSGGGLIMLNTVADDQGHFAFTGLDIADSTKVMVKATRANNGTQVKTVIDRKPRLNYAGNYSALYINSTGLDNYLQQTRNQFTEMSKLGLIKNAIALKEVNIKAVRERDKFTMAKMIPHSSNLDPGNADYVIKQDKLEQETYLTDALATIPGLEVKKNGIYSTRASSLGGAKPMAIILDGARIPAGVMSSINPFDLAGIEVLVGASRAIYGSEGSSGVIIITTKRGGENDSPPNIFNIAHYTPQGYAAVKQFYSPAYDTPNQTKMADLRSTIYWNPDVVTGSDGKANFSFYNADGTGTYKVTIEGMDTKGGLLRKTFTYVVK
- a CDS encoding malate:quinone oxidoreductase, which codes for MSNSGQNSDVDVVLIGAGIMSATLGFMLKELQPDLKIELFERLDVMAAESSDAMNNAGTGHSAFCELNYTPQLPDGSVDISKAIKIADQFEISKQLWAYLIDKKYITDPKTFINTVPHISFVWGDENVSYLSKRYEALKKNHFFAEMEYTEDPAILKTWMPLVMVGRDPVEKVSANKMDLGTDVNFGALTKDLIGVAKTKSGFNVHLSHDVTNIKRSKNGDWQVTIKDKVNGGSRKVNAKFVFVGAGGGALPLLQKSGIPESKGFGGFPVSGQWLVCNNPDIIKRHQAKVYGKASVGSPPMSVPHLDTRVINGKRSLLFGPYAGFSTRFLKRGSLWDLFGSIKLNNIRPLMAAGIDNIPLTKYLISEVMQSQDDRVKSLRDYYPEAKKEDWELEIAGQRVQVIKKDPKRGGVLEFGTEVVTAADGSIAALLGASPGASTSVPIMIQLIERCFKAQVKTAEWQAKLKEMIPSYGQSLAKDAVLSAEVRNRTSKALGLV